In a single window of the Drosophila subpulchrella strain 33 F10 #4 breed RU33 chromosome X, RU_Dsub_v1.1 Primary Assembly, whole genome shotgun sequence genome:
- the LOC119557557 gene encoding MICOS complex subunit Mic10, translating to MSTAPEDRLRENLNRCLSDSLVKGFGGLVIGSVVTLLFFRRRIWPVWLGTGFGVGMAYRGCEKELNDVKFDQQK from the coding sequence ATGTCGACGGCCCCCGAAGATAGGTTGCGCGAGAACCTCAACCGCTGTCTGTCCGACTCCCTGGTGAAGGGCTTTGGAGGTCTGGTGATCGGGTCCGTGGTCACCCTGCTCTTCTTCCGGCGGCGCATTTGGCCCGTCTGGCTGGGCACTGGATTCGGCGTGGGCATGGCATATCGGGGCTGTGAGAAGGAGCTCAACGATGTGAAGTTCGACCAACAGAAGTGA